One genomic segment of Arthrobacter sp. Marseille-P9274 includes these proteins:
- a CDS encoding PucR family transcriptional regulator, with the protein MAVTLANLLASRSLHLRVAGHASGNPDAVVTWVATTELEDPLPFLSGGEVVLTTGLRQKSAAAQRRFITRVHEAGVVAVGFALGLSHSKIPPAVLAEADRLDLPVFEVPYETPFVAISRMVADAISADHYGKLEQLLKDHQALASALLGGGGLPALLRTLATTLRTDVVLSQYGTRVFASSNKQHASWHTVPISTGMKDRCTMALAEPFERNAIVDYAQSLISLELNNQAKHRERERRATGQILQDVVRGTLQGQDAAVRLDNIGVDTSLRQQLIVVQASATHRRALRTLPLPAGMEGTITGLLDDRLVLILQDAESAEEPGRRLSDYFREAGLTATVGVGGGYAQANGLRWSYFEAKEALSHGRPLNVPQRLSLTSLLLASEDVPLADLASEALDPLVAFDAAHAGQLMSTLETYLDLNGSVAAVADSLGLHRNSVRYRLGQIVDLTGYDPAITADRVHLWLALTVRRLESEAG; encoded by the coding sequence ATGGCTGTCACTCTCGCCAATCTCCTGGCCAGCAGGTCGCTCCACCTCCGGGTGGCCGGCCACGCCTCCGGCAACCCGGACGCCGTCGTGACCTGGGTGGCCACCACGGAACTCGAGGACCCGCTGCCGTTCCTCAGCGGGGGCGAAGTCGTCCTGACCACCGGCCTGCGGCAGAAATCCGCCGCGGCGCAGCGCCGCTTCATCACACGTGTGCACGAGGCCGGTGTGGTAGCCGTCGGCTTCGCCCTTGGCCTGAGCCACAGCAAGATCCCGCCGGCGGTGCTCGCCGAAGCCGACCGGCTCGACCTGCCCGTCTTCGAGGTCCCCTACGAGACACCCTTCGTCGCGATCAGCCGGATGGTGGCGGACGCGATTTCGGCGGACCACTACGGCAAGCTCGAGCAACTGCTGAAGGACCACCAAGCCTTGGCCTCCGCGCTGCTCGGGGGCGGCGGACTTCCCGCCCTGCTGCGCACGCTCGCGACGACGCTGCGCACCGACGTCGTGCTTTCCCAATACGGCACCCGGGTCTTTGCCTCCTCCAACAAGCAGCACGCAAGCTGGCACACGGTGCCCATCTCCACGGGGATGAAGGACCGCTGCACGATGGCCCTCGCCGAGCCGTTCGAGCGCAACGCGATCGTGGACTACGCGCAGAGCCTGATCAGCCTGGAACTGAACAACCAGGCCAAGCACCGCGAACGCGAACGCCGGGCCACCGGACAGATCCTGCAGGACGTGGTGCGCGGAACCCTGCAGGGCCAGGACGCCGCGGTGCGGTTGGACAACATCGGCGTCGACACCTCGCTGCGCCAGCAGCTCATCGTGGTGCAGGCCTCCGCGACCCACCGGCGCGCGCTGCGTACGCTGCCGCTTCCGGCCGGCATGGAGGGCACGATCACCGGACTGCTCGACGACCGGCTGGTCCTCATCCTGCAGGACGCCGAGTCCGCCGAGGAACCCGGCCGCCGGCTCAGCGACTACTTCCGCGAGGCAGGCCTGACCGCTACCGTGGGCGTCGGCGGCGGCTACGCCCAGGCGAACGGCCTGCGCTGGAGCTACTTCGAGGCCAAGGAAGCGCTCAGCCACGGTCGGCCGCTCAACGTGCCGCAGAGGCTCTCGCTGACCTCGCTGCTGCTGGCCTCCGAGGACGTCCCGCTGGCCGACCTGGCCTCCGAGGCCCTGGACCCCTTGGTCGCCTTCGACGCCGCGCACGCCGGCCAGCTGATGTCCACGCTGGAGACCTACCTCGACCTCAACGGCTCCGTCGCCGCCGTCGCCGATTCCCTCGGGCTGCACCGCAACTCCGTACGCTACCGGCTGGGCCAGATCGTCGACCTGACCGGCTACGACCCCGCCATCACCGCGGACCGCGTGCACCTCTGGCTTGCGCTGACCGTGCGGCGGCTGGAGTCCGAGGCCGGCTGA
- a CDS encoding putative glycolipid-binding domain-containing protein, producing MHETHESRTHAWLGEDDPKRADTATINLEPERLTAHGATRTAGYAASWALRCGENWITEHFEISVHGQGFSRHLWLDRAPNGTWNVQARQSGTADLPEPGLADPHVLDLALDCDLEACPATNTMPILRLGAVHTPDAQRTFTMAMVHLPSLQVTASEQNYSSVRTYDDDSRTAVVNYSSNGFSADLVVDADGIVIDYPGLAKRRRS from the coding sequence ATGCACGAAACCCACGAATCCCGGACGCACGCCTGGCTCGGCGAGGACGACCCGAAGCGGGCCGACACCGCCACCATCAACCTCGAACCCGAGCGCCTCACCGCGCACGGCGCAACCCGCACGGCCGGCTACGCCGCCAGCTGGGCCCTGCGCTGCGGCGAGAACTGGATCACCGAGCATTTCGAGATTTCCGTCCACGGCCAAGGCTTCAGCCGGCACCTGTGGCTGGACCGCGCCCCCAACGGAACCTGGAACGTGCAGGCACGGCAATCCGGCACCGCCGACCTGCCCGAGCCCGGCCTGGCGGACCCGCACGTCCTCGACCTCGCCCTCGACTGCGACCTTGAGGCCTGCCCCGCGACCAACACCATGCCGATCCTGCGGCTGGGCGCCGTGCACACCCCGGACGCCCAGCGCACGTTCACCATGGCCATGGTCCACCTGCCCAGCCTGCAGGTGACCGCCTCGGAACAGAACTACAGCAGCGTCCGCACGTACGACGACGACTCCCGCACCGCCGTCGTCAACTATTCCTCCAACGGGTTCAGCGCGGACCTGGTGGTGGACGCCGATGGCATCGTGATCGACTACCCCGGCCTGGCGAAACGCCGCCGCAGCTGA
- a CDS encoding endonuclease domain-containing protein, which yields MDLAPLLRAYGDSARVGDLLAAGVTERQLRTAVEERVLLRPRGGIVALPDAREDVLAARIAGGRLTCVSAAVHHGLWLLRPEPRLHLASAKGIGGAVVDHRLLTVPPLRRLPVAGLADVVLHALRCLPEDDALVITEAALKSGRVEKEFLALHLEGRRNGNARRRLERTDGRPDSAQEVVVREMLPHAGLDFAHRVRIAGIGEVDFLIDAWLILEFDGAAFHMDRKSFRRDLRRNNAGVVRSYATLRFTYEDVFGNPTGMMRDIREALHRRPRGIPGTAAGTGHQPRSPFQPRCLS from the coding sequence ATGGACCTGGCTCCGCTGCTCCGCGCCTACGGTGATTCTGCAAGGGTGGGGGATCTGCTCGCGGCGGGTGTGACCGAGCGGCAACTGCGGACCGCTGTTGAGGAGCGCGTCCTGCTGCGCCCGCGCGGAGGAATTGTCGCGCTGCCCGATGCCCGGGAGGACGTGCTGGCGGCCCGGATCGCGGGAGGACGGCTCACCTGCGTCTCCGCCGCGGTCCACCACGGCCTGTGGCTGCTGCGCCCGGAACCTCGGCTGCACCTGGCGTCGGCCAAGGGCATCGGCGGAGCGGTTGTGGATCACCGGCTCCTGACGGTCCCGCCGCTCCGGCGGCTTCCCGTGGCTGGCTTGGCCGATGTCGTGCTGCACGCGCTGCGCTGCCTCCCGGAGGATGACGCGCTGGTTATCACCGAGGCGGCATTGAAATCCGGTCGGGTGGAGAAGGAGTTCCTGGCGCTGCACCTCGAAGGACGGCGGAACGGTAACGCTCGCCGCAGGCTTGAGCGAACAGACGGGAGGCCGGACTCGGCTCAGGAAGTTGTTGTCCGAGAGATGCTCCCGCACGCGGGGCTGGACTTCGCCCACAGGGTGCGGATAGCAGGGATCGGAGAAGTCGATTTCCTCATTGACGCCTGGCTGATCCTGGAGTTCGACGGCGCGGCCTTCCATATGGACCGCAAATCGTTCCGCCGGGACCTGCGCCGCAACAACGCCGGCGTCGTGCGTAGTTACGCGACGCTGCGCTTCACCTATGAGGACGTCTTTGGCAATCCGACCGGGATGATGCGGGACATTCGCGAGGCCTTGCACCGTCGGCCGAGGGGGATACCTGGCACCGCTGCCGGGACGGGCCACCAGCCGCGCAGCCCATTCCAGCCGCGCTGCCTATCCTAG
- a CDS encoding polyprenyl synthetase family protein: MTDANPSWTPAGHVPDSLELDTATAAIASSLNLPAGFGLVAQDPDLGPAVSTALARVEKQLRVAIAHSDPLADATSRHLVEAGGKRVRPLLTILASQLGKGPVAEVLQAAVVVELTHLATLYHDDVMDSAPYRRGAPTAHEVWGNQVAILAGDLIFARASILVSELGPEAVLIQARTFERLVLGQLQETVGPRDGEDPVEHYLSVIGGKTGSLIATAGQLGAMFAGAGQDVVDVMVEYGERVGVAFQLADDVIDVTGLKAKSGKAPGTDLREGVPTLPVLLLRKAAAAGDASAAAVLELVDADLTSDEALAKAVEALREHPVTQQSWNTAREWADAAKAALDPLPESTIKFALAAFAEAVVDRDV, from the coding sequence GTGACTGACGCAAACCCGAGCTGGACTCCTGCCGGCCACGTTCCGGATTCCCTGGAGCTGGACACGGCTACTGCCGCCATCGCCTCAAGCCTGAACCTCCCGGCCGGCTTCGGCCTGGTGGCCCAGGATCCTGACCTCGGACCGGCCGTTTCCACCGCCCTGGCGCGCGTGGAGAAGCAGCTGCGGGTGGCCATAGCGCATTCGGACCCGCTCGCCGACGCGACCAGCCGGCACCTGGTGGAGGCCGGCGGCAAGCGCGTTCGGCCGTTGCTGACCATTCTGGCGTCCCAGCTGGGCAAGGGGCCGGTGGCCGAAGTGCTGCAGGCCGCGGTGGTCGTCGAGCTGACGCATCTGGCCACGCTCTACCACGACGATGTGATGGACTCGGCGCCTTACCGCCGCGGCGCTCCCACGGCCCACGAGGTCTGGGGCAACCAGGTGGCCATCCTCGCCGGCGACCTGATCTTCGCCCGGGCATCCATCCTGGTGTCGGAACTGGGGCCGGAAGCCGTGCTGATCCAGGCCCGCACCTTTGAACGCCTGGTGCTGGGGCAGCTGCAGGAGACCGTGGGCCCGCGCGATGGCGAGGACCCGGTGGAGCACTACCTGTCCGTCATCGGGGGGAAGACCGGTTCCCTGATCGCCACCGCCGGCCAGCTCGGGGCCATGTTCGCCGGTGCCGGCCAGGACGTGGTCGATGTGATGGTCGAGTACGGGGAACGCGTTGGGGTGGCCTTCCAATTAGCCGACGACGTCATCGACGTGACCGGCCTCAAGGCCAAGTCCGGCAAGGCCCCGGGCACCGACCTGCGCGAGGGCGTACCCACCCTGCCTGTGCTGCTGCTCCGCAAAGCCGCAGCCGCCGGCGATGCTTCCGCCGCAGCCGTCCTGGAACTGGTGGACGCCGACCTAACCTCGGACGAGGCCCTGGCCAAGGCCGTCGAGGCCCTGCGCGAGCACCCCGTCACCCAGCAGTCCTGGAACACGGCCCGCGAATGGGCCGACGCCGCCAAGGCCGCCCTGGACCCGCTGCCGGAGAGCACCATCAAGTTCGCGCTGGCCGCATTTGCCGAAGCCGTCGTCGACCGCGACGTCTAG
- a CDS encoding geranylgeranyl reductase family protein, translating to MSVLIVGAGPAGSTAAYYLAKAGIEVTVLEKTSFPREKVCGDGLTPRAVREIQLLGLPHEETAGWRRNRGLRLIAGGRRLELPWPELSDFPDYGLIRTRLGFDEELARHAEAAGARVLERHSVSEALRDDAGRVTGVRASVLDDRGRKTGETRDFSADVVLAADGNSARTALSLGIEKRDDRPLGVAVRTYFTSQRHEDDWMEGWLELPDAQGNPLPGYGWVFGVGDGTSNVGLGILNSSKSFGKLDYRQVLRDWTAGMPAEWGFTEENQVGQIRGAALPMGFNRTPHYSPGLLLLGDAGGMVSPFNGEGISYAMESARYAAELIIDAQSGAGTLDERVLARYPDIIRGQWGSHFTLGRVFAGLIGQPAIMKLALRTGMPVPPLMRFVVRMLANLTDANGAGFEDRVIHLLEKITPQASNQTGGVTVDRRPTVPTIS from the coding sequence GTGTCCGTACTGATTGTCGGGGCAGGACCTGCCGGCTCGACCGCTGCCTACTATCTGGCCAAGGCCGGCATCGAAGTGACGGTGCTGGAGAAGACGTCCTTCCCGCGCGAGAAGGTCTGCGGCGATGGGCTGACGCCGCGCGCCGTCCGCGAGATCCAGCTGCTGGGCCTGCCGCATGAGGAAACCGCCGGCTGGCGCCGCAACCGCGGGCTGCGCCTGATCGCCGGCGGCCGCCGCCTGGAGTTGCCCTGGCCCGAGCTGTCCGACTTCCCGGACTACGGACTGATCCGCACCCGGCTGGGCTTCGACGAGGAACTGGCCCGGCACGCCGAGGCAGCCGGGGCTCGGGTGCTGGAACGGCACTCCGTGTCCGAGGCGCTCCGTGACGACGCCGGACGCGTCACCGGAGTGCGTGCCAGCGTCCTGGACGATCGCGGCCGGAAGACGGGCGAGACGCGCGACTTTAGCGCCGACGTCGTACTTGCCGCTGACGGCAATTCCGCCCGGACCGCGCTGAGCCTCGGCATCGAAAAGCGGGACGACCGGCCGCTGGGCGTGGCCGTGCGGACGTACTTCACCAGCCAGCGGCACGAGGACGACTGGATGGAGGGCTGGCTGGAGCTGCCCGACGCCCAGGGCAACCCGCTGCCCGGCTACGGCTGGGTCTTCGGCGTCGGTGACGGCACGTCCAACGTGGGCCTCGGCATCCTGAACTCGTCGAAGTCCTTCGGCAAGCTGGACTACCGGCAGGTGCTGCGGGACTGGACCGCTGGGATGCCCGCGGAGTGGGGCTTCACCGAGGAAAACCAGGTAGGGCAGATACGGGGCGCAGCCCTGCCGATGGGCTTCAACCGCACGCCGCACTACTCGCCGGGGCTGCTGCTGCTGGGCGACGCCGGCGGCATGGTCAGCCCGTTTAACGGCGAGGGCATCTCCTACGCGATGGAATCGGCCCGGTACGCGGCGGAGCTCATCATCGATGCACAGTCCGGGGCCGGGACGCTGGACGAGCGGGTCCTAGCCCGCTACCCGGACATCATCCGCGGCCAGTGGGGCAGCCACTTTACGCTCGGGCGGGTCTTTGCCGGCCTGATCGGCCAGCCGGCGATCATGAAGCTGGCGCTGCGCACCGGCATGCCCGTCCCGCCGCTGATGCGCTTCGTGGTGCGCATGCTGGCCAACCTGACGGACGCGAACGGCGCAGGCTTTGAGGATAGAGTTATTCATTTGCTGGAGAAAATTACGCCGCAGGCTTCCAACCAGACCGGCGGCGTAACCGTTGACCGCAGACCAACCGTCCCGACGATTAGTTAG
- a CDS encoding demethylmenaquinone methyltransferase — translation MNRASLEKRPDEVAAMFDDVAPKYDLVNDVLSMGQTRRWRRVVVEAVGAKPGQRVLDLAAGTGTSSEPYADAGIEVVACDFSLGMLEVGKRRRPDIDFVAGDATNLPFADNSFDAVTISFGLRNVNEPRVALREMLRVAKPGARLVIAEFSSPALPVWRTVYTEYLMRALPAIASKISSNPASYVYLAESIRAWPDQNGLAAWIRDEGWQNVAYRNLSGGIVAVHRAEKPGRADASNAGSQTALRRRSSRTAG, via the coding sequence GTGAACCGAGCATCCCTGGAGAAGCGCCCCGACGAAGTCGCCGCCATGTTCGACGACGTCGCCCCCAAATACGACCTGGTCAACGATGTCCTTTCCATGGGGCAGACCCGCCGCTGGCGCCGCGTGGTGGTCGAGGCCGTGGGTGCCAAGCCGGGCCAGCGGGTCCTGGACCTGGCCGCCGGGACCGGTACCTCCAGCGAGCCGTACGCAGACGCGGGGATTGAGGTCGTCGCCTGCGACTTCTCCCTGGGCATGCTCGAGGTGGGCAAGCGCCGCCGGCCGGACATCGACTTCGTCGCCGGTGATGCCACCAACCTGCCCTTCGCGGACAACTCCTTCGACGCCGTGACGATCTCCTTCGGCCTGCGCAACGTGAATGAGCCGCGCGTGGCCCTGCGGGAGATGCTGCGGGTGGCCAAGCCCGGCGCGCGGCTGGTGATCGCCGAGTTCTCCTCGCCGGCCCTGCCGGTCTGGCGGACCGTGTACACCGAGTACCTGATGCGGGCGCTGCCGGCGATTGCCAGCAAGATTTCCTCCAACCCGGCCTCCTATGTCTATCTGGCCGAATCCATCCGCGCCTGGCCGGACCAGAACGGCCTCGCCGCCTGGATCCGGGATGAGGGCTGGCAGAACGTCGCCTACCGCAATCTCAGCGGCGGTATCGTGGCCGTCCATCGTGCGGAAAAGCCGGGCCGCGCCGACGCGTCCAACGCGGGTTCCCAAACCGCGCTGCGCCGCCGGAGCTCCAGGACCGCCGGCTGA
- a CDS encoding isochorismate synthase MenF, which yields MTSLRSVTVDLGGLSSSTGILDYLVRDDAHCWIRHGAGLVAFGEAARFTSSGPDRFSAAAEWWQETAQAAEVENPLSAPGTGLVAFGSFAFSKTSAYASRLIVPRIVVGADESGSWLTLITNDDEAEPTADAARAELAGWLEDVSPEHGPDGADALHPGQVSEDAYKAAVRAGVERIAGGGLTKLVLARDLVADLSSPIATAQVLRELAARYHDCWTYSVDGMIGSTPEMLIKVEDNVARARVLAGTLDRANTHKIEGESDAAYAERVLAGSEKQQHEHEIAIDSLTRKLQPYTSAMTSHSEPFVLELPNVWHLASDVSADLALDGGRTPSSLKLAEAVHPTAAVCGSPTEAAGDLIRELEQMDRGPYAGPVGWTDGAGNGEWGIALRGAVVETPTRVRLYAGCGIVEASTPEAELAETWAKFRPMIESLGLRR from the coding sequence ATGACCTCCCTGCGCTCCGTCACCGTCGACCTCGGCGGGCTCTCCTCTTCGACCGGCATTCTGGATTACCTGGTGCGTGATGACGCGCACTGCTGGATCCGCCACGGGGCAGGGCTGGTGGCCTTCGGCGAGGCGGCCAGGTTCACGTCCTCCGGCCCGGACCGGTTCAGCGCTGCCGCCGAATGGTGGCAGGAAACCGCCCAGGCGGCCGAGGTGGAAAACCCGCTCAGCGCTCCGGGCACGGGCCTGGTGGCCTTCGGCTCGTTCGCCTTCTCCAAGACGTCGGCCTACGCATCCCGCCTGATCGTTCCGCGCATCGTGGTGGGAGCCGATGAGTCCGGCTCGTGGCTGACCCTTATTACTAACGACGACGAGGCCGAGCCGACGGCCGACGCCGCCCGGGCGGAGCTGGCCGGCTGGCTGGAGGATGTCTCGCCGGAACACGGCCCGGACGGCGCCGACGCCCTGCATCCCGGCCAGGTATCCGAGGATGCCTACAAGGCTGCGGTCAGGGCCGGCGTCGAGCGCATTGCCGGCGGCGGCCTGACCAAACTGGTGCTTGCCCGCGATCTGGTGGCCGACCTGTCCTCCCCCATCGCCACCGCCCAGGTGCTCCGCGAGCTGGCCGCACGCTACCACGACTGCTGGACCTACAGCGTGGACGGGATGATCGGTTCCACGCCCGAGATGCTGATCAAGGTCGAGGACAACGTGGCGCGGGCACGGGTGCTGGCGGGGACGCTGGACCGGGCCAACACGCACAAGATCGAAGGCGAGTCGGACGCGGCCTACGCCGAGCGGGTGCTGGCCGGCTCGGAGAAGCAGCAGCACGAACACGAGATCGCGATCGACTCGCTCACGCGCAAGCTCCAGCCCTATACCTCCGCGATGACGTCGCACAGCGAGCCGTTCGTGCTGGAACTGCCCAACGTCTGGCACCTGGCCTCCGACGTCTCGGCCGATCTCGCGCTCGACGGCGGAAGGACGCCGTCGTCCCTGAAACTGGCCGAGGCCGTGCATCCCACCGCCGCCGTATGCGGCAGCCCCACGGAAGCCGCCGGCGACCTCATCCGTGAACTCGAACAGATGGACCGCGGACCCTACGCCGGCCCGGTCGGCTGGACGGACGGCGCCGGCAACGGCGAATGGGGCATCGCCCTGCGCGGGGCCGTCGTCGAGACGCCGACGCGCGTGCGGCTCTACGCCGGCTGCGGAATCGTGGAAGCCTCGACACCCGAGGCGGAGCTGGCCGAGACGTGGGCAAAGTTCCGCCCGATGATCGAATCGCTCGGCCTCCGCCGCTGA
- a CDS encoding basic amino acid ABC transporter substrate-binding protein, which yields MRLTISKSSRVAVLLAASALALTACGSGSSSDGGSPAADNELGLVTPGTLTVCSDIPYPPFEFEEDGKYTGFDMDIVGEIANGLDLELKVQDVGFDGLQSGVVLNAGQCDMGASAITITEERKQNLAFTEPYYDSLQSLLVPAGSDIKKIEDLAGKSVGVQQGTTGEKYTRENAPSDAEIRAYPSDGELFPALQSGGVDAVLQDLPVNLGHLENGKYEVVQEFKTDEQYGFAMKKEGTEALLEAVDGQLKDLRDSGKYQEIYDKYFKQ from the coding sequence ATGCGGCTCACCATCTCCAAGTCATCGCGGGTTGCTGTCCTGTTGGCAGCCTCCGCCCTGGCCCTGACAGCCTGCGGCAGCGGCTCGTCCTCCGACGGCGGCAGCCCGGCCGCGGACAACGAGCTCGGGCTCGTGACTCCCGGAACCCTGACGGTCTGCTCCGACATTCCCTACCCGCCGTTCGAATTCGAGGAGGACGGCAAGTACACCGGCTTCGACATGGACATCGTGGGTGAAATCGCCAACGGCCTCGACCTGGAGCTGAAGGTCCAGGACGTCGGCTTCGACGGCCTCCAGAGCGGCGTGGTGCTGAACGCCGGACAGTGCGACATGGGTGCCAGCGCCATCACGATCACCGAAGAGCGCAAGCAGAACCTGGCCTTCACCGAGCCCTACTACGACTCGCTGCAGTCGCTGCTCGTGCCGGCAGGATCCGACATCAAGAAAATCGAGGACCTCGCAGGCAAGTCCGTGGGCGTCCAGCAGGGCACCACCGGCGAGAAGTACACCCGCGAGAACGCACCGTCCGACGCCGAGATCCGCGCCTACCCGTCCGACGGCGAACTCTTCCCGGCGCTGCAGTCCGGCGGCGTCGACGCCGTGCTGCAGGACCTCCCGGTCAACCTTGGCCACCTGGAGAACGGCAAGTACGAAGTGGTGCAGGAGTTCAAGACCGACGAACAGTACGGCTTCGCCATGAAGAAGGAAGGCACCGAAGCCCTGCTCGAGGCCGTCGATGGCCAGCTGAAGGATCTGCGCGACAGCGGCAAGTACCAGGAAATCTACGACAAGTACTTCAAGCAGTAG
- a CDS encoding amino acid ABC transporter permease, translated as MKPSARRRLFRGVLYALFVIVLAAVLFAADWEAIQTNFFNPEVAAAAFPDVIVIAAKNTIIYTAIAFVGGLILGLILALMKLSPVAPYRWVATAYVEIFRGLPALLVIFGFAFAVPIAFDWRPPGGSAGAGLIALIIVSGAYIAETLRAGIEAVPSGQREAARSLGMNPSWTMVSIVLPQAFRIVTPPLTNELVILIKDTSLLFIAGMALNERELTTFARDSVSQSANATPLVIAALMYLIITLPLTQLVAKLERHNKRGR; from the coding sequence GTGAAACCATCTGCCCGCCGGCGCCTCTTCCGCGGCGTGCTGTACGCCCTCTTCGTCATCGTCCTCGCCGCCGTGCTCTTCGCCGCGGACTGGGAGGCGATCCAGACCAACTTCTTCAACCCGGAAGTCGCGGCCGCAGCCTTCCCCGATGTAATCGTCATCGCGGCGAAGAACACGATCATCTACACGGCCATCGCCTTCGTCGGCGGCCTGATCCTGGGCCTCATCCTGGCTCTGATGAAACTCTCCCCGGTCGCCCCGTACCGCTGGGTAGCCACGGCCTACGTGGAAATCTTCCGCGGCCTGCCCGCGCTGCTGGTCATCTTCGGGTTCGCCTTCGCCGTGCCGATCGCCTTCGATTGGCGGCCGCCGGGCGGCAGCGCCGGCGCGGGGCTGATCGCCCTGATCATCGTTTCCGGCGCGTACATCGCTGAGACCCTGCGTGCCGGCATCGAGGCAGTTCCCTCAGGGCAGCGCGAGGCCGCCCGGTCGCTGGGCATGAATCCGTCCTGGACCATGGTTTCCATTGTGCTGCCGCAGGCCTTCCGCATCGTGACCCCGCCGCTGACCAACGAACTGGTCATCCTGATCAAGGACACTTCGCTGCTGTTCATCGCCGGCATGGCACTGAACGAGCGGGAGTTGACCACGTTCGCCCGCGACTCGGTCTCCCAGTCGGCCAACGCCACGCCGCTGGTGATCGCGGCGCTGATGTACCTGATCATCACCCTGCCGCTGACCCAGCTTGTCGCCAAGCTCGAACGACACAACAAGAGAGGCCGGTAA
- a CDS encoding amino acid ABC transporter ATP-binding protein, giving the protein MATNSPLRKDHPAIEVRNLCKNFGDNEVLKGIDFHVDQGEVVCVIGPSGSGKSTLLRCVNRLEEPTSGTVLVEGVDITDQETDLDKIRTRIGMVFQQFNLFPHLSVLRNLTLAQQRAKRRPKAEAVEIARKNLAKVGLANREDAYPSQLSGGQQQRVAIARALSMNPDMMLFDEPTSALDPELVGDVLGVMRQLADEGMTMMVVTHEMGFAREVGDRVVFMDGGVVVEQGDPKDVLGNPQHARTQAFLSKVL; this is encoded by the coding sequence ATGGCCACCAATAGTCCGCTGCGGAAGGACCATCCGGCGATCGAGGTCCGGAATCTCTGCAAGAACTTCGGTGACAACGAGGTGCTCAAGGGCATCGATTTCCACGTCGACCAGGGCGAGGTGGTCTGCGTGATCGGCCCCTCCGGCTCCGGCAAGTCCACCTTGCTCCGCTGCGTCAACCGGCTGGAGGAGCCCACCAGCGGCACCGTGCTGGTCGAGGGCGTCGACATCACCGACCAGGAGACGGACCTGGACAAGATCCGTACCCGGATCGGTATGGTGTTCCAGCAGTTCAACCTCTTCCCGCACCTGAGCGTGCTGCGGAACCTGACCCTCGCCCAGCAGCGCGCCAAGCGGCGCCCGAAGGCCGAGGCCGTCGAGATCGCACGGAAGAACCTGGCGAAGGTCGGGCTGGCCAACCGGGAGGATGCCTACCCGTCCCAGCTCTCCGGCGGCCAGCAGCAGCGGGTGGCCATCGCCCGCGCCCTGTCCATGAACCCGGACATGATGCTCTTCGACGAGCCGACCAGCGCCCTGGACCCCGAGCTGGTCGGCGACGTACTCGGCGTGATGCGCCAGCTCGCGGACGAGGGCATGACCATGATGGTGGTCACCCATGAGATGGGCTTCGCCCGCGAGGTCGGCGACCGCGTGGTCTTCATGGACGGCGGCGTCGTCGTGGAACAGGGCGACCCCAAGGACGTGCTCGGCAACCCGCAGCACGCCCGGACCCAGGCCTTCCTCTCCAAGGTCCTCTAG
- a CDS encoding intradiol ring-cleavage dioxygenase — protein sequence MTNSQPHPDHDRGLEFDLLTLVSRRRTLQLVLGVGATAALAACSPAPAPSGSTASATSAPPAPNTAAASAPAATPSSTLTSALADCGVEMPDETAGPYPGDGSNGPNVLESSGVVRKDITGSFGTSDTVADGVPLTFTLNLLDNANGCRPLAGAAVYAWHCDRDGRYSLYDSGLENENFLRGVQEADENGQVTFTSIFPGAYNGRWPHIHFEIFESLSSTTSAGQVLKVSQVAMTEAVCKTVYSSAGYETSRRNFPNTTLASDNVFGDDGGNYQLATMSGSVGKGYAASLNVTI from the coding sequence ATGACAAACAGCCAGCCCCATCCCGACCACGACCGCGGCCTCGAATTCGATCTGCTGACACTGGTGAGCCGGCGCCGGACCCTTCAGTTGGTTCTGGGCGTCGGAGCCACCGCAGCCCTAGCCGCCTGCTCGCCCGCCCCTGCGCCGTCCGGCTCTACCGCCTCGGCCACCTCGGCTCCGCCGGCCCCAAACACGGCCGCTGCCTCCGCCCCGGCTGCCACCCCGAGCTCAACGCTGACCAGCGCGCTGGCCGATTGCGGAGTGGAGATGCCGGACGAGACCGCCGGCCCCTACCCGGGCGACGGCAGCAACGGCCCCAATGTCCTCGAATCCTCCGGCGTCGTCCGCAAGGACATCACCGGCAGCTTCGGGACCTCGGACACGGTGGCGGACGGAGTGCCCCTCACGTTCACACTGAACCTGCTGGACAATGCCAACGGTTGCCGGCCTCTCGCCGGCGCCGCCGTTTACGCCTGGCACTGCGACCGCGACGGCCGCTACTCGCTCTACGACTCGGGGCTCGAGAACGAAAACTTCCTGCGCGGTGTCCAGGAGGCCGACGAGAACGGGCAGGTCACCTTCACCTCGATCTTCCCAGGCGCCTACAACGGGCGCTGGCCGCATATCCACTTCGAGATATTCGAATCGCTCTCCAGCACGACGAGTGCCGGACAGGTCCTGAAGGTCTCCCAGGTTGCCATGACGGAGGCCGTCTGCAAGACGGTGTACTCGTCGGCCGGCTACGAAACGAGCCGGCGGAACTTCCCCAACACGACGCTGGCCAGCGACAACGTTTTCGGGGACGACGGCGGCAACTACCAGTTGGCGACGATGTCGGGTTCCGTTGGAAAGGGGTATGCGGCCTCCCTCAACGTGACCATCTGA